In Methanobacterium sp., a single genomic region encodes these proteins:
- a CDS encoding metallophosphoesterase, with protein sequence MENEAIYGAKIIDSALLIDDYLIISDLHLGYEGALNAQGFMIPRLQYKKILKRLKEILSRTDAKKIIVNGDLKHEFGKISKQEFKEIEDFITFLKEEFDEIILIKGNHDNFTRFIAENKGLHVYDNYSVENFLVLHGDKIPENQIKEDNIIIGHEHPSIGLRSGERVEKIKCFLKGNWNNKNMIVMPSFNFISEGSDILREKSISPFLKGISLDEFEVFGIENFEVLPFGQLNNILKVKNKLK encoded by the coding sequence TTGGAAAATGAAGCAATATACGGTGCAAAAATTATTGACTCTGCACTTTTAATAGATGATTACTTAATTATATCTGACTTGCATCTTGGATACGAGGGTGCTTTAAATGCACAGGGATTTATGATCCCCAGACTTCAGTATAAAAAGATTCTCAAAAGACTTAAAGAAATTTTATCCAGAACTGACGCTAAAAAAATCATAGTAAACGGTGATTTAAAGCATGAATTTGGAAAGATAAGTAAACAAGAATTTAAGGAGATTGAAGACTTTATTACTTTCTTAAAAGAAGAATTTGATGAAATAATCTTAATTAAGGGAAATCACGATAATTTCACACGATTTATAGCAGAAAATAAAGGGTTACATGTATATGATAATTACTCTGTAGAAAATTTTCTTGTATTACATGGAGATAAAATCCCTGAAAACCAAATTAAAGAAGATAATATAATAATTGGACATGAACATCCAAGTATTGGACTTCGAAGCGGAGAAAGGGTCGAAAAAATAAAATGTTTCCTTAAAGGAAACTGGAATAATAAAAACATGATAGTTATGCCCTCATTTAATTTTATAAGTGAAGGATCAGACATATTACGGGAAAAATCAATATCTCCGTTCCTTAAAGGAATATCTTTAGATGAATTTGAAGTATTTGGAATAGAAAATTTTGAAGTATTGCCATTTGGCCAATTAAATAACATACTAAAAGTTAAAAATAAATTAAAATAA
- a CDS encoding ATP-dependent helicase: MIEKQTKAYKDKEIYKLLHPWVKKWFKNKFETFTESQRYSIIDIHKGNNILVSSPTGSGKTLTAFLSIISQLTMLSDMEKIEDKVYCIYISPLKALDNDIEKNLEEPLYEIEKIAGRKLGIRKAVRTGDTSQYMRSKMLKNPPHILITTPETLSILLCAPKFREKIRDVKYVIVDEIHSLADNKRGVHLSLTLERLQNLAGGFTRIGLSATVHPLEKVAQYLVGFEVDDIPRKCKIVDVNYIKQLDMKVLCPVDDIINSDPEEMNKATYDLLDELIQSHKTTLIFTNTRSGTESVVFNLKKRFRGKYNDNNIMAHHSSLSKELRLETEDKLKNGDLKVVVSSTSLELGIDIGYIDLVILVSSPKSVSRALQRIGRSGHRLHDKSKGRIIVVDRDDLVECSLILKNALEGKIDEINIPQNCLDVLSQQIYGMAIESKQDIDTAYMMIKRSYCYVNLTENDYLSVLSYLAGEYTDLEERYVYAKIWVDYDTNMFGKRGKLARMLYSTNIGTIPDRSSARVKCAGKVVGHVEEDFMEKLQKGDTFVLGGKIYRFNYARGMTINVTPSSGPPSIPSWFSEQLPLSFDLALEIQRFRAIIAGKFEYGRNKKEIMEFISEYLYVDQNAVNSIYEYFREQYLFAKIPSNRTLLIEHYKGFGDRRFVVFHTCFGRRVNDALSRAVAYVIAKKYKRDVMISISDNGFYLSSEGKIGGFEAFKELNSENIKDILINAIDKTETLAGRFRHCAGRSLMILRRYKGREKSVSRQQVKGKILLKFIKELDENFSILKEARREVIEDFMDVKNAKRVLNMIESGQLEIKKIDTKIPSPFAFNLVSQCYLDVLKYEERIEFIRRMHQAIINQIDAK; encoded by the coding sequence ATGATAGAAAAACAGACAAAAGCGTATAAAGATAAAGAAATTTATAAATTACTGCATCCATGGGTCAAAAAATGGTTTAAAAACAAATTTGAAACATTCACTGAATCCCAGAGATACTCAATTATTGATATTCATAAAGGGAATAATATACTTGTTTCATCTCCTACAGGTTCTGGTAAAACTTTAACTGCTTTTCTTTCAATAATTAGCCAGTTAACAATGCTCTCAGATATGGAAAAGATTGAGGATAAAGTTTACTGTATTTATATATCTCCTCTTAAGGCCCTTGACAATGACATTGAAAAGAATTTAGAAGAGCCATTATATGAAATAGAAAAAATTGCAGGTAGAAAACTTGGAATTAGAAAAGCAGTTAGAACTGGAGATACAAGCCAGTATATGAGATCAAAAATGCTTAAAAACCCGCCACATATATTGATCACCACTCCTGAGACTTTATCTATTCTTCTATGCGCTCCAAAGTTTAGAGAGAAAATAAGGGATGTAAAATATGTTATAGTGGATGAAATTCACTCTCTTGCAGATAATAAAAGAGGTGTTCATTTAAGTTTAACTTTAGAGAGATTACAGAATCTTGCAGGCGGATTTACCAGAATAGGTTTAAGTGCAACCGTCCATCCGCTGGAAAAAGTTGCACAGTACCTGGTAGGTTTTGAAGTAGATGATATTCCACGGAAATGTAAAATCGTTGATGTTAATTACATCAAACAATTGGATATGAAGGTATTATGCCCAGTAGACGATATAATAAACTCAGATCCTGAAGAAATGAACAAAGCTACATACGACCTCCTCGATGAACTTATACAATCACATAAAACTACATTAATATTTACAAATACAAGAAGTGGGACAGAAAGTGTTGTATTTAACCTTAAAAAGAGATTTAGAGGTAAATATAATGACAATAATATCATGGCTCATCATTCATCTCTTTCAAAGGAATTGAGACTTGAAACTGAAGATAAACTTAAGAATGGAGATTTAAAAGTCGTTGTATCTTCAACATCTTTAGAATTAGGGATAGATATTGGATATATTGATTTAGTTATTCTTGTAAGCTCTCCAAAGTCTGTTTCAAGAGCTCTTCAACGGATAGGGCGAAGTGGACATAGACTTCATGATAAATCTAAGGGAAGAATTATTGTAGTAGATAGGGATGACCTTGTTGAGTGTTCTTTAATCTTAAAAAATGCTCTTGAAGGTAAAATAGATGAAATAAATATTCCCCAAAACTGTCTGGATGTTTTATCACAGCAGATATACGGAATGGCCATTGAAAGCAAACAGGATATTGATACAGCTTACATGATGATAAAAAGAAGTTACTGTTACGTGAATTTAACCGAAAATGATTATTTAAGCGTTTTAAGTTATCTTGCTGGAGAATATACGGATTTGGAAGAAAGATATGTATATGCAAAAATATGGGTAGATTATGATACTAATATGTTTGGAAAGAGGGGGAAGCTTGCCAGAATGCTTTATTCTACAAATATAGGTACTATCCCCGATAGATCGTCTGCAAGGGTTAAATGCGCTGGCAAGGTCGTTGGCCATGTAGAAGAAGATTTCATGGAAAAACTTCAAAAAGGAGATACATTCGTACTTGGAGGAAAAATCTACAGATTTAATTATGCCCGGGGAATGACCATTAATGTTACACCATCTTCAGGACCTCCCAGCATTCCTTCATGGTTTTCTGAGCAGTTACCATTATCTTTTGACCTTGCACTTGAGATTCAAAGATTTCGAGCAATTATTGCAGGTAAATTTGAATATGGACGTAATAAAAAGGAAATAATGGAATTCATCAGTGAATATCTGTATGTTGACCAAAATGCAGTAAATTCAATTTATGAATATTTCAGGGAGCAGTACCTGTTTGCAAAGATTCCAAGCAATAGAACTCTTCTAATTGAACATTATAAGGGATTTGGAGATAGAAGATTTGTCGTATTTCATACCTGCTTTGGAAGACGGGTTAATGATGCTCTTTCCCGGGCCGTAGCATACGTAATTGCTAAAAAATATAAAAGAGACGTAATGATTTCCATATCAGACAATGGGTTTTATTTAAGTTCAGAAGGTAAAATTGGAGGTTTTGAAGCGTTTAAAGAACTTAATAGTGAAAATATTAAGGATATTTTAATTAATGCCATTGATAAAACCGAAACTCTTGCAGGGAGATTCAGGCACTGTGCTGGACGATCTTTAATGATACTGCGAAGATATAAGGGTAGAGAAAAAAGTGTTTCACGACAACAGGTAAAGGGTAAAATCCTTCTCAAATTTATAAAAGAACTGGATGAAAATTTTTCAATTCTTAAAGAAGCACGAAGAGAAGTAATTGAAGACTTTATGGATGTTAAGAATGCAAAACGGGTTCTAAATATGATTGAAAGTGGTCAGCTTGAAATTAAAAAGATTGATACTAAAATTCCATCACCATTTGCATTTAATCTTGTCTCGCAGTGTTACTTAGATGTTTTGAAATATGAGGAGCGAATTGAATTCATAAGAAGGATGCATCAGGCCATAATCAATCAGATTGATGCAAAATAA
- a CDS encoding TrkA family potassium uptake protein yields the protein MYAVIMGNGRVGRNLALKLINNGNDVTLIDNDQNKCTTAASEMDALVICGNGTDKRTLEEANIRDADVFVAATGNDEANLLASILVREYKSPKIIARVTNPDHEEAFKKVGIDHVISPELTAASYLEKLITRPKVADLVICGKGNAELIDVTIKNKKIIGKTVGEVSPTDDYIIGAIYNSGIVIPQDNIVLKENTKISILVKTKAVRKVTEIFTG from the coding sequence ATGTATGCAGTAATAATGGGTAATGGTAGAGTAGGCAGAAATCTTGCCTTAAAATTAATAAATAATGGAAATGATGTTACTCTCATTGATAATGACCAGAATAAATGTACTACTGCTGCAAGTGAAATGGACGCTCTGGTTATTTGTGGTAATGGAACAGATAAAAGAACATTAGAAGAAGCCAATATTAGGGATGCAGATGTATTTGTAGCAGCAACAGGGAACGATGAAGCAAATCTTCTAGCAAGTATCCTTGTTAGGGAATATAAATCACCTAAAATCATTGCAAGAGTAACCAATCCAGACCATGAAGAAGCCTTTAAAAAAGTTGGAATTGATCATGTTATAAGCCCGGAACTTACCGCAGCAAGCTATCTTGAAAAGCTAATTACCAGACCAAAAGTAGCAGATCTTGTAATTTGTGGTAAAGGAAATGCTGAATTAATAGACGTCACCATTAAAAACAAGAAAATTATTGGAAAAACAGTTGGAGAAGTGAGTCCAACAGATGATTATATAATTGGCGCCATCTATAACAGTGGTATCGTAATTCCTCAAGATAATATCGTTTTAAAGGAAAATACCAAAATTTCAATTCTTGTTAAAACTAAAGCTGTTAGGAAAGTAACAGAAATATTTACAGGATAG
- a CDS encoding class I SAM-dependent methyltransferase encodes MSKGPLFTARSFDEYIKMFSLNLNLLKNKNILDCAAGASSFAAVMNKKGYTVTALDLLYDKDPQFLKDICENHLNVLISALSPLKHHFKWNYFKNLHELKEHRLIAQNEFLKDYTKHRGKKYIKADLTKLPFNDNAFSLVLSSHLLFIYDHRLSYEFHLNSINEMIRVGDEVRIYPLVKHKAMKSEFVKQIEHDLMEKADIKIEKVNYEFRLGGNEMMRLIKT; translated from the coding sequence ATGTCAAAGGGACCACTATTTACTGCACGCAGCTTTGATGAATATATTAAAATGTTCAGTCTTAACCTCAATTTATTAAAAAATAAGAATATACTGGACTGTGCTGCTGGAGCCAGTTCTTTTGCAGCTGTAATGAACAAGAAAGGATATACAGTAACGGCCTTAGATTTACTGTATGACAAAGATCCTCAATTTCTAAAAGATATCTGCGAAAACCATTTAAATGTACTAATTAGTGCATTATCCCCATTAAAACATCATTTTAAATGGAATTATTTTAAAAACCTTCATGAACTTAAAGAACATCGGCTCATAGCACAAAATGAATTTCTAAAAGATTATACAAAACATAGGGGTAAAAAATACATCAAAGCAGATTTAACAAAGCTACCATTTAATGATAATGCTTTTTCACTCGTTCTAAGCTCTCATCTTCTTTTTATTTATGATCACAGACTCAGTTATGAATTTCATCTCAATTCAATAAATGAAATGATTAGAGTAGGTGATGAAGTCAGAATTTATCCCCTTGTTAAACATAAAGCCATGAAATCAGAGTTTGTAAAGCAAATAGAACATGATTTAATGGAAAAGGCAGATATAAAAATAGAAAAAGTAAATTATGAGTTTAGATTAGGTGGTAATGAAATGATGAGACTCATAAAAACTTAA
- a CDS encoding HIT family protein: MERSYDDELKDRNFGDYIYETPYWIVFLAPNQSNIGTCVVALKRHYGSLSGLKDEEWIDFGKTVKQLETSLKKVFKPTLFNWGALMNADYMKENPDPHIHWHFIPRYRHEVEFEGIIFEDRYFGSMHPRPVLEIPYIVRKRIIETIKKNL; encoded by the coding sequence ATGGAAAGAAGTTACGATGATGAATTAAAAGACCGAAATTTCGGAGATTACATCTATGAAACTCCATACTGGATTGTTTTTCTTGCGCCAAACCAGAGCAACATAGGGACGTGTGTGGTTGCTTTAAAAAGGCATTATGGATCTTTATCCGGTTTAAAAGATGAAGAATGGATCGATTTTGGAAAAACGGTTAAACAATTAGAAACATCTTTAAAAAAAGTATTTAAACCAACATTATTTAATTGGGGAGCTCTTATGAATGCTGATTATATGAAAGAAAATCCAGATCCACATATCCACTGGCATTTCATCCCGCGTTACAGACATGAAGTTGAATTTGAAGGTATTATCTTCGAAGACAGGTATTTTGGTTCTATGCATCCACGACCTGTGTTAGAAATTCCGTACATCGTTAGAAAAAGAATAATAGAAACCATTAAAAAAAATCTTTGA
- a CDS encoding alpha/beta fold hydrolase produces MLKPNYQEIKNFKFTTGETLSELIVEYATFGTEIKDDEGNIVNGILYLHGSSGDYSSVKRIKDIVGPGNIIDTDKHFIICPTALGSPGSSSPSTSKLGHKFPKYNIEDMVNVQYSFLNEALNIKHLKGIIGTSMGGFQTLQWAVSYPDFMDFIIPITTSSNVKGQNYAINNLMNIYIKSDPEYKEGKYKINPKKGTQNANMLLYLFGFSPEYYKNKSYESILESLDFMKKEGEETDANDIVWRNEATISYDLSSDLSKIKAKTLIIGVNQDQYFPPDIDVIPLSKAIKGSKLYLYDSIFGHLGSSEIIKAKEIIKEFLDDIK; encoded by the coding sequence ATGTTAAAACCCAATTATCAAGAAATTAAAAACTTTAAATTTACAACTGGAGAAACTTTATCTGAACTAATAGTAGAATATGCAACATTTGGAACTGAAATTAAAGATGATGAAGGAAATATTGTAAATGGAATACTCTATTTACATGGCTCATCTGGAGATTATTCATCAGTTAAACGTATTAAAGATATAGTAGGTCCTGGAAACATCATTGACACTGATAAACACTTTATTATCTGTCCTACAGCTTTAGGTTCTCCAGGATCATCCTCTCCATCAACATCAAAGTTAGGACACAAATTTCCAAAATACAATATTGAAGACATGGTTAATGTGCAATATTCCTTTTTAAATGAGGCCCTAAATATTAAACACCTTAAAGGAATTATTGGCACTTCAATGGGTGGTTTTCAGACTCTTCAATGGGCTGTAAGTTATCCTGATTTCATGGATTTTATTATACCCATCACTACAAGTTCTAATGTTAAAGGTCAAAATTATGCAATAAATAATTTAATGAATATCTATATTAAAAGCGATCCAGAATACAAAGAAGGTAAATATAAAATTAATCCTAAAAAAGGGACTCAAAACGCAAACATGCTTCTTTATTTATTTGGTTTTTCACCAGAATATTATAAAAACAAGTCCTATGAATCTATTCTTGAATCACTGGATTTTATGAAAAAAGAGGGCGAAGAAACAGATGCTAACGATATTGTATGGCGAAATGAAGCTACAATTTCTTATGATCTCTCTTCTGATTTATCAAAAATCAAAGCTAAAACCCTGATTATTGGAGTGAATCAGGATCAGTATTTTCCTCCTGATATTGATGTTATACCTCTTTCAAAGGCCATTAAGGGATCTAAACTATATTTATATGATTCTATTTTTGGACATCTAGGTTCAAGTGAGATAATAAAAGCAAAAGAGATAATTAAAGAGTTTTTAGACGATATTAAATAA